One window of the Salvia miltiorrhiza cultivar Shanhuang (shh) chromosome 6, IMPLAD_Smil_shh, whole genome shotgun sequence genome contains the following:
- the LOC130988904 gene encoding ras-related protein RABA4d-like encodes MSNLYGGDFNQKIDYVFKVVLIGDSAVGKSQLLSRFARNEFSLESKATIGVEFQTKTLLIDQKTVKAQIWDTAGQERYRAVTSAYYRGAVGAMLVYDITKRQSFDHMARWLEELRGHADKNIVIMLIGNKSDLGTLRAVPTEDAQEFAERENLYFMETSALQATNVEGAFMTILTEIYRIVSKKTLAANGEYSKSSSLKGTAIIVTGQGDANSKSGCCT; translated from the exons atgtcaaatttatatggaGGGGATTTTAATCAGAAGATTGATTATGTGTTCAAGGTTGTGTTAATTGGGGATTCCGCAGTCGGGAAATCGCAGTTGCTGTCTAGGTTTGCGAGGAATGAATTCAGCTTGGAGTCGAAGGCCACAATTGGGGTTGAATTCCAGACCAAGACACTTCTCATTGATCAAAAAACTGTCAAGGCACAGATTTGGGATACTGCAGGTCAAGAAAG GTATCGAGCAGTGACAAGTGCGTATTACAGAGGTGCGGTTGGTGCGATGCTGGTTTACGACATAACAAAACGTCAGTCCTTTGACCACATGGCCAGATGGCTGGAGGAGCTAAGAGGGCACGCTGACAAGAACATCGTGATAATGCTGATCGGGAACAAGTCTGATTTAGGGACTCTTCGAGCAGTTCCCACAGAGGACGCTCAGGAGTTTGCTGAGAGGGAGAATCTATACTTCATGGAGACGTCAGCACTCCAAGCAACGAATGTGGAGGGTGCGTTCATGACCATCCTCACGGAGATATACCGGATTGTGAGCAAGAAGACTCTGGCTGCAAATGGTGAATATTCGAAGTCTTCGTCTTTGAAGGGCACTGCTATCATTGTTACTGGTCAAGGAGATGCCAATTCTAAGTCTGGTTGTTGCACATGa